From the genome of Adhaeribacter pallidiroseus:
AGATTATAGTAATTGATCCGGCAAAACCCCTGGATAAAAAACTGGATAAACTCACCAACGTGCAATTGATATTGCTGCAAACCGGGGTAACGGAAGTTCCTGAATTTATTCAAACGCATTTAGCAAGTGCGGCTTCCGTTCCGGTTTACGCCATTTCTGAAACAGAAAAAATTACAGATTTTGTTGTTAGTTTTTACCAGCAGCACGTTCCTCCTTTAAATGGATTGGTATTAGCGGGTGGTAAAAGTACCCGGATGCAAAGCGATAAAGGCTTATTGCAGTATTATGATCAAGACCAGCGCACGCACGTACACCAACTGCTAAGTGCTGTTTGCGTAGAAGCTTTTGTATCGTGTAATGCAACGCAGGCTGCAGATTTAGAAGGAAAACTGCCGTACCTGGAAGACCGATTTTTAAATTTTGGGCCAAAAGGCGGCATTTTAACGGCGTTGCAGCACAATCCGAACGCGGCTTGGCTGGCGGTAGCTTGCGATTTACCTTTCCTGAGTAAAGAAACCCTCGCTTATTTAATACAGCACCGCGACCCAACTAAAATGGCCACCGCCTTTTACGATTCGGATGATACATTTCCGGAGCCGTTATTGACGATTTGGGAGCCAAGAGCCTTTGCGGTTTTGTTACAGTTTTTGAGTTTAGGCTACTCCTGTCCGCGCAAAGCGCTCATTAATTCCGATGTAAAACTGCTAACCATTCCGGACGCCGGCGAACTGCGCAATGTAAACGACCCACAAGCGTATAAAGAAGCTATCACGGAGTTACAACAAAATTAGAAGTAATAATATGGAAAAGAGAAAGATTGAATTCTATACGATAACCGAAGAAAATACAAATTATGCTTACTGGATGTCGAAATCGCCGCAAGAACGTATTGCTGCTTTAGAACATCTTCGTAATCAGTATTTAACCGATAAAAATGGAATTAGACAACGACTTCAAAGAGTTCTTACAATTACTAAACCAATACAAAGTTGAATTCTTGATAGTGGGAGGCTATGCGGTGGCTTTTCATGGTTACCCTAGATACACGGGGGACTTTGATATTTGGATAAATGCATCCGGGGAGAATGCTGATAATCTTATTAGAGCTGTTGATGCTTTTGGTTTTGAGACAGAAGGCTTGCAAAATTTAAATTTTGAAACCGAAACAATAGCTTTTCATTTAGGTACACCTCCTATCAGAATTGACATAATGAATCAAATCTCCGGTGTAAAATTTAATGAATGTTTTTCCAGAAGAATAGTAACTGAAGTGAACGGTGTTACAAGTAATTATATCGGACTGCCGGA
Proteins encoded in this window:
- a CDS encoding NTP transferase domain-containing protein, whose amino-acid sequence is MTTLANKPAHQKHVALSRPALGHFGRTELAILGTPCGNIKKLAFALTEKLAKNLKIAYVDADHKSADAAASNGPDINTALAYGSFLEYTDKITFQRLDYRTNWNEYQQKAFFQATDLILVNGNHFPAQAQIIVIDPAKPLDKKLDKLTNVQLILLQTGVTEVPEFIQTHLASAASVPVYAISETEKITDFVVSFYQQHVPPLNGLVLAGGKSTRMQSDKGLLQYYDQDQRTHVHQLLSAVCVEAFVSCNATQAADLEGKLPYLEDRFLNFGPKGGILTALQHNPNAAWLAVACDLPFLSKETLAYLIQHRDPTKMATAFYDSDDTFPEPLLTIWEPRAFAVLLQFLSLGYSCPRKALINSDVKLLTIPDAGELRNVNDPQAYKEAITELQQN